AAAATGAATGACTTATGATATTTAGATTACAGTAACTGTAGTTTTATCTTTACAGTCTTCAATGGGTCtgacatattatatatttgtaaattccAAACCACAAGGGTTATTCCACTAGTATTAAACTGAGGAGCAATCTATTCCTTTAAATCTTAAACTTTGTAGATATAGATAAGAAAAGTTGAAAGATCCATGATTTGCTTCAAGGCTTCATAATTATATTCATTGAATGTCCTTTTGTATTTAATTAttcttataattatacattttcaaaCCCGATTTTTTAGATGAAGTAAAAGTATTTTCCCCCAAAGAAGAAAACACTAAGAGAGCAAAACTTccgtctttttctttattttttatttccatgattATTTTTTGAGGTACTTCGGATAAAAAAGACTTATATTTACCTTAAATCGTATTAAATCTAATGGAAGTTCAAATTAACATAAGTCATAAaccaaaaaatatgattttttttttaaattgtttacaattaaccttgattttttttcttactttaaagtttattatatattttaaaaaaagatcaATGTTTATTAAGGCgaacatttatttgaaaatgaatcAGATTTAAAAACTTCTTAAACTAGGTTAAAAattggaaatttattttaattgaatatagTTTAAATTCTAGTTCATTTCGATTTTTTTCAGTGCAATGCatagattttatttcaatttgaaatttgatatgcATAAactatgcatttaattttatattaaatgcacCATTTCAAGCAGTGAgctttttatttagaaaataaataattttcttttaatcagACTCATCAATCATAAAAACACAGATGATTGATCTATGCTGTTTGAtatgaaacaaagaaaaacatttttgttcgGGTTTAAAACACATTTGATCATATATCATGCAAAATATCATAATCGGAATCATATATTCAGTTGGTAGTGAACTTAATTAACTGTGTGCatcttttttttacaataatactACATCTACAGTCATCGAGTTTTCCCATTTCCACACTTTATCAGATAAGTAGTTGTTGTATATACATACGTTAATGAATGATAAATCCTTGTCTTAATTATCAGTGCAATTGAAATGCAAAATAAACCGAAACTaagaaaacaaatcttaataGATTGACTGTCTttgatttctataaaatcaaaattatttgagTTGAAGTGTGTTTTGGTATTTCgaatgtcatcaaagtgagatggttagcgctataaaaccaggtttaatccaccattttctacatttgaaaatgtctgtaccaagtcaggaatatgaagttcttgtccattcgattTTGATGTGttatgtttttgattttgccatgtgattatggactttccaaattgattttcctctaagttcagtatttttgtgatttttcttttgatGACGTAAAGCTTTTTTCATTCTGAAAATTTAGGTATTTTGAAGAGatgtatatagaatttataagcaacattattttgaaattgattttgatGAAAGATTCAACAATGTTTTACAAGTATGAAAGAAAAACGTCATCTCGTACCTTATTTTCACCGTTTGGATCTATATCTGCTCTTTCTAATAACAATTCAACTATGTCAAGATTTCCACCTCTAGCAGCTGAGTGTAAGAGAGTTTTATTagactaaaataaaaaaacttgTACTGTTTATAGCATGATATGGAAGctaacaaaaacaattatattacatgataaaattacaaaaatgtatttgtcaTCATTTCGGGAAGTCAATGAAATTCAATCTTTTTTGCTAATCGCAATTTCGTTAAAACtgtttatataaattacttgTGTGCATAGTGCATTTCCATGGTGATGTGTAATCGTATCCAGTTTTCATTGACAACGGTTGTTTTGTGTGCTTATTTTCCCATCCTCTACCAACAAAAAACCTGATTGCCTTGGTATTGTCATTATTGTACGTGGCGTCTTactcaaaaaataaatacacaacaaTATCATTGTTAGTTGTTTCGCACTTGCAGTATAACAGTTGATATCATAACGGGCAGATTTCAAGAAAGATGTTACAATAAAGGCAATCGAAATAGGACAAGAAATAGTTGTCAAAATTATATAACAGAAACAGACAAGCTGCTTACATTTACGTCATTTGTGACGTAGTTGAAAGTTGTTTCGTAAGCAATCAtatcaaatttactttttttaatatgtatcatGATATGTGTacttaaaatatcattttctttctttttattagatGTCTCAAACGATTTAGCAATTGTATTACTTGactaatttattcatattttttgggagtttgtatatttcaataaaacattttcagtttttttcttatttggttTGATAAAAGATTTTACAAAAATGGACGTACTCACATACCCTATTTTCTTTATTCGGATCTATATCTGTTCTTTCTAATAACAGTTTAACAATGTTGATGAATCCACCTTCAGCAGCTGCGTGTAAGGGAGTATTACCATACTGAAATAAAAGGTTTACAATGTTCATATTATCATACAGACGTGTAATACAAACTATGTCATACAAATGAttgaagtacaaaaaaaaacattagctAACAATTCAAGAATGAtgaatttcaaaatagtttttctTAATCGCATTTTTTTCTGAGACTGTTAATGAACTGTGTATTCGAATCGCATTTAATATAACATAAAGTAGTTTGTTCTGTTTGTGTACTCCATTGTCATCCCCAACAAAAACCGACAAAAGCTTTATactcaaacaaaacaaatacaacaacaacaTCATGGTAAGTTATCCTACACTCTTAGTATAACTGTTTGTATCATTACGGGCAGATTTCAGAAAAGAGGTCTCAGTGCAGGCAATCAAAATAAAAGAgtgtcgaaagataccagagggatagtcaaactcatagatcggacataaactgacaacgccatggcctaAAAagtaaaagataaacagacaaatgatagaaCACAATACACACATCTggtgctcatgttattacaaacccagtcactagactaattcggtaggtcatgtTCGTCAAATGGGGAAATggattgtatttacgacgtaagaaacatatacGATATGATCTGTGTAACaattattccataatggtcaaccaactcgtgatggcgtcagtaaaatttCCGAACGGATGATTTCGAGTTCACCTTTTTGAACTcgtggtttaatagcttccttgtgttCAAGAACCacctatcaaggaaatcatgaaaaGGTATACAAGCCGGggtatatcgtatcaattgggaggtaCTGTATCTACTGTATCCTTTTTGTCTAATTCGATGTGATAAATGTGTTCAACATAgtaaccaaattttgaattatttattgagagtatctttcttcctaagaagttcctgaatGAAGTCAGCCCCATTATAATAAAGAAAGAAGTAGGCAAGAAGAGcgacacaattggttcccattagaatgccaacagtctgttgaaaaacacgtcctccaaacgtaacaagtAGCAACGTCAagtaagaaatcaagcatctggataatataaaaaaagaacatgtggtatgattgccaataagacaactatccacaagagaccaaaatgataccgACATTAATCactaaggtcaccgtacggccttcaacaatgagcacagcctatactacatagtcagctataataggccccaataagacaatgtaaaataattcaaacgagaaaactaacggccttatttatataaaataatgaacgaaaaacaaatatgtaacacataaacaaacgacaactactgaactacaggctcctgacttgggacaggcacaaacttaaataatgtggcggggttaaacatgttagcgggatcccaaccctcccctaacctgggacagtggtataacagtacaacataagaacaaactataaaggctaaacttatcagatggacaaacatccaattggacgtggccgggtacttgtccATCCCGacaaaaaagacactaggaacatatctgagagtactcgcagttacctgactgctagttcaaagccactaacaactaatataacaaatcatgcatctaagactaaactatcaatccgcaCACATCctacatccaatggatttagtgtaaagacgtcataaacagccagaaaaaaacatgaccttgtgcaatgccaagttacaggcattgacagattgtagatccatgaatctGTGTATGTATAgaatatactagtaatattt
The window above is part of the Mytilus edulis chromosome 6, xbMytEdul2.2, whole genome shotgun sequence genome. Proteins encoded here:
- the LOC139526336 gene encoding putative ankyrin repeat protein RBE_0317; translation: MGLTSFRNFLGRKILSLNNSKFGYYVKHIYHIKLDKKDTADTNGNTPLHAAAEGGFINIVRFLLERADINPKKRNMYGNTPLHAAAEGGFINIVKLLLERTDIDPNKENRSNKTLLHSAARGGNLDIVELLLERADIDPNGENKVRDDVFLSYL